The Chitinophaga niabensis genome segment TTGTAGATGTGTTACGGCAAATAATTATTGAAACACTTCCTGAATACTGCCGGGAGAAAATATCATATAATGTTCCTTTCTTTTATGGCAACAAAGGGATCTGTATCATCTGGCCCTCAACTATCCCCAGGGGCGGTATCAAAAAAGGAGTTCTTTTAGGTTTTTGGTATGGTCACAAATTAATGGACGATGATTGCTTTCTATCGCATGGAACAAACAAGCAAATTTTTTATAAGATCTACCAGGCCCCGGAAGAAATTGATGAAAATCCGATAAAAAAACTTTTAAAAGAAGCGGTCAGGTTGGATAGCACCTTCAAAAAGATACCTTAAACCGTCAGGATATGTGACCATGGAAAGCGTTGAAAGGTTACTTTCAATCTGTTTTAATTGATCTGCAAAAAATGTGGGGAAATAGAGGTGAGATGTGTATTATGCAAAAAGGCATGACGCTTGTCATGCCTTTTGTGACCCTGTCAGGATTCAAACCTGAAACCTTCTCATCCGTAGTGAGATGCTCTATTCAGTTGAGCTACAGAGCCGTTTGTATTGTGTTGAACGGGATGCAAATGTAGGTAGTTTTTTCATTTCTGCAAATATTTCTGCCAAATTTCCTGCAAATTATTTTTAAAAATTTACTTTTGGCCTATCATATAAAACGCTGAAACCCGTGAAAATACAGCTCTGGAGCATAGGCAAAGATAATGACGCCTACATTAGTGAAGGCATTAAAATCTTTCAAAAAAGATTACAGCATTACACCGATTTCGATATTAAATTAATTCCGACTGTAAAACAGGCTGCCAGTCTTTCCATTCCGGAACTGAAAAAACAGGAAGGAAAAATGATCCTGGACCTCCTGCAGCCGCAGGACTATTTACTTGCCCTCGACGAGAGAGGAAAAACGATGACAACCGTACAATTGGCCGATTTCCTCCAGCAAAGGAACAATGCCGGCACCCGGCAGCTGATCATCCTGATAGGTGGCGCTTTCGGGCTGGATACCGCCGTTTTGCAGCGTGCCCAGCAGCAATTATCCCTTTCTTCCCTTACCTTTCCCCATCAGTTGGTGCGTTTGATCGTAACAGAACAACTTTACCGGGCATATACCGTGCTCAACAACGAGAAATATCATCACCAATGACTATTTTTACAACTTAACCGGGGAATTTATGGCAATCAGCATAACACTTATCATTATCATCTTTACCTGTATCGTTTCTATCACCTCCTTCAACAGACCCGATCAGATAGATAAATTGAGTTTCTGGCCCTATATGATCAATGAACGCAAGGAATGGTACCGTTTCATTACTTCGGGTTTTGTGCATAGTGATTTCATGCATCTTGGCTTTAACATGCTTACACTTTGGTTCTTTGGCAATGCCATGGAACAATATTTCCAGCTTTATTTCGGGAGTAAGTTCTTCTTTGTACTGTTATATGTATTGGGACTGATCTTACCGGATATCTCTTCTTATTTCAGGCAAAAAGATAATATTTCTTACCGTGCTATCGGCGCTTCCGGTGCCGTATCCGCAGTACTGTTCTCTATCATTATCTTTGATCCATGGATGATGATCCAGGTGTTCTTTATTCCGCTTCCTGCCATCGTTTTTGGGGTATTGTACCTTGCCTACTCCTGGTATATGGCCAAAAGAGGCGGCGATAACATCGGGCACGACGTACACTTCTGGGGAGCTGTACTAGGCCTGGTATTCCCTATTGTACTAAAACCTGAACTGGGGCTGTTGTTTATCGACAGGCTCCTAAGCAAGTTCTAATTTCAATATTTTCCTTGTTTTGTCCGTGATCTTGAAACGATCATCTATCCGCATGCCGGCCACCCAGATAATGCGTTTATGGGATTCCAATACCCATACCTTTTCCTTCTCCGGCAGGGATAACTTCTGATCAATAAAAAAGCGGCTGAGTTTCTTCTTTTTGGCCATACCCAGGGGATAGAAATAATCTCCTTTTTTCCACCTGCGCAATATAAGCGGGAACTGCACCTGCTGAAGGTCCAGGCAGGCAATACTGGCAGTAGCCGGCACGGTGAATCCTTCCCTGGCAAGCTGTTCCAATTTCAAAAGCATATCCGGCAGTTGTACCAGGTGCTGTGCTTCTTCAATGATGAAATGAGTGGAGGCAGTAGCTTCCAGGGGAGTAATGATCAGCCATTTGCGGTCCCTTACAATACGGTGTGTGGCCGTGGCTATCCATTTGCCGGGTTCACTGTTCAACAGCTCTACTACCTGTGCCGCCTGTGCCGTGCTGCATTGAAATGGTTTCAGTATTTCATAGGCAATTGTAGCCAATGGTACAGCCTGCTGCAGTTTCAGGATGGGAATGAAATATTCCTCTCCCCGCTGTTCGATCAGTTTCTTTTTGTGAATTTCCACCGCCTGCCTGTAAAGGATCTCTGCTTCACGGAAACGCTCAATGCTACTGCCCGTGTTCTTTACCACTTCAGGTAATACCTCTTCCAGCCGCGGCAACACCTGGTGACGGAAAAAATTACGTGTGTACTTATCCGTTGTATTGGAACTGTCTTCCACATGCTGTAAGTTTTCCGCATCAGCATATGCTTTGATCTCTTCCCGTGTAGCAAACAACAAAGGGCGTACAATACGCCCCTGCACAGGCAGGATGCCATGTAAGCCCGCTATGCCGGTACCTTTTGAAAGGTTCATCCAAACCGTTTCTACATTATCCTGCATATGATGCGCGGTGGCAATGAAGGAAAGCCCCCTCTCCTGCCGCAGTTCTTCCAGCCATTGATAACGCAGTTCCCTGGCAGCCACCTGGATAGATCTTTTATGTGCAGCTGCATAGGTTTCCGTATCAAAACGCCGTACAAAAAGGGGAATACCATAACTTTCTGCCAGTGTGCGTACAAACGTTTCATCACGTTCAGACTCTGCACCTCTTAATTGAAAATTACAATGCGCCATCTCCACTTTAATGCCGGCCTGTACACACAGATGTGTGAGCACAATGGAATCAAGTCCTCCGCTTACCGCCAGCAGTAAAGGGTCTGCAGCCGTAAAGAGCTGTTCTTTTGTAATATATGATCGTAGCTGTTGCAGCATTATATTTAATTAGTCGGTGAGATCCTCATGTGCAGCCTGCAGCTCATTATAAGCATGCATATCTTTCTCTTCCCAGGCAATATACATTCCCTTTTCATACACGGCAATGGCTGCTTCCGTT includes the following:
- a CDS encoding DUF1801 domain-containing protein, with amino-acid sequence MKIRTLVELYSLLPEDEKLIVDVLRQIIIETLPEYCREKISYNVPFFYGNKGICIIWPSTIPRGGIKKGVLLGFWYGHKLMDDDCFLSHGTNKQIFYKIYQAPEEIDENPIKKLLKEAVRLDSTFKKIP
- a CDS encoding 23S rRNA (pseudouridine(1915)-N(3))-methyltransferase RlmH — encoded protein: MKIQLWSIGKDNDAYISEGIKIFQKRLQHYTDFDIKLIPTVKQAASLSIPELKKQEGKMILDLLQPQDYLLALDERGKTMTTVQLADFLQQRNNAGTRQLIILIGGAFGLDTAVLQRAQQQLSLSSLTFPHQLVRLIVTEQLYRAYTVLNNEKYHHQ
- a CDS encoding rhomboid family intramembrane serine protease, with the protein product MAISITLIIIIFTCIVSITSFNRPDQIDKLSFWPYMINERKEWYRFITSGFVHSDFMHLGFNMLTLWFFGNAMEQYFQLYFGSKFFFVLLYVLGLILPDISSYFRQKDNISYRAIGASGAVSAVLFSIIIFDPWMMIQVFFIPLPAIVFGVLYLAYSWYMAKRGGDNIGHDVHFWGAVLGLVFPIVLKPELGLLFIDRLLSKF
- the tilS gene encoding tRNA lysidine(34) synthetase TilS; this encodes MLQQLRSYITKEQLFTAADPLLLAVSGGLDSIVLTHLCVQAGIKVEMAHCNFQLRGAESERDETFVRTLAESYGIPLFVRRFDTETYAAAHKRSIQVAARELRYQWLEELRQERGLSFIATAHHMQDNVETVWMNLSKGTGIAGLHGILPVQGRIVRPLLFATREEIKAYADAENLQHVEDSSNTTDKYTRNFFRHQVLPRLEEVLPEVVKNTGSSIERFREAEILYRQAVEIHKKKLIEQRGEEYFIPILKLQQAVPLATIAYEILKPFQCSTAQAAQVVELLNSEPGKWIATATHRIVRDRKWLIITPLEATASTHFIIEEAQHLVQLPDMLLKLEQLAREGFTVPATASIACLDLQQVQFPLILRRWKKGDYFYPLGMAKKKKLSRFFIDQKLSLPEKEKVWVLESHKRIIWVAGMRIDDRFKITDKTRKILKLELA